Proteins encoded within one genomic window of Solenopsis invicta isolate M01_SB chromosome 10, UNIL_Sinv_3.0, whole genome shotgun sequence:
- the LOC105195078 gene encoding protein tipE — MADEKEKQTFLQKLLFYTTAFFILLSTFSLFAFLFLVPFVIDPAFTTIFMQFDTRPAECVTIDVESRRGTSNCSWTSCREGCTKELYDCTQIRVNYKLPENKSEGTDGEGGAVGGVEDDEENKRMPRYERSLGEYNIEDVNENFAMDDENGLPKSFPTGLMGNDSVWYFTGAKLFPNVKGCGYPPMLNCSIFYRQYANIGQNFSCYYSKVDPGIVISDLDMWQVYMNLVYAMAIPIPSFIISVIYLTIAYFKIYNEDEVALVGGEEGRDEEGIEGEDDGTPLPPTSGALTPGSEAFREDLASFGHQLKVAMADDISRESLDGIPNSLSIQGNLSKTMTTSISTPPGPTAAV; from the exons ATGGCGGACGAAAAGGAGAAGCAGACGTTCTTGCAGAAGCTGCTGTTCTACACGACCGCGTTCTTCATCCTCCTCAGCACCTTCAGCCTCTTCGCCTTCCTCTTCTTGGTCCCCTTCGTTATCGACCCCGCCTTCACCACTATCTTCATGCAGTTCGACACTCGACCCGCCGAGTGTGTTACCATCGACGTTGAGTCCAGAAGAG GTACGAGCAATTGCTCATGGACATCCTGTAGAGAGGGTTGCACTAAGGAACTGTACGATTGCACGCAAATACGCGTCAACTATAAGCTACCGGAAAACAAGTCCGAGGGGACGGACGGGGAAGGCGGAGCGGTAGGAGGTGTCGAGGACGACGAAGAGAACAAGCGGATGCCTCGTTACGAGCGTTCCTTAGGCGAGTACAACATCGAGGACGTCAACGAGAATTTTGCCATGGATGATGAGAACGGACTGCCGAAATCTTTCCCTACAG GTCTCATGGGCAACGACTCCGTGTGGTACTTCACCGGGGCCAAGCTGTTCCCCAACGTAAAAGGCTGTGGATACCCTCCAATGCTGAATTGCAGTATTTTCTACCGGCAGTACGCCAACATAGGGCAGAACTTTAGCTGTTACTACTCGAAAGTGGATCCCGGGATAGTCATCAGCGACCTCGACATGTGGCAG GTGTATATGAACCTTGTGTACGCGATGGCGATTCCGATACCGTCTTTCATAATCTCGGTGATATACCTCACCATCGCCTACTTCAAGATCTACAACGAAGACGAGGTAGCCCTCGTAGGTGGCGAAGAGGGTAGAGATGAGGAAGGGATAGAAGGGGAAGATGACGGTACACCCTTGCCACCCACTAGCGGTGCATTGACGCCCGGAAGTGAAGCCTTCAGGGAGGATTTGGCGAGCTTCGGGCACCAACTCAAGGTCGCAATGGCCGACGACATCAGCAGGGAAAGTCTTGACGGGATTCCTAACTCGCTCTCCATTCAGGG AAACTTGAGCAAGACGATGACGACGAGTATCTCAACTCCCCCTGGGCCGACGGCAGCAGTTTGA